The Pseudomonas azotoformans genome has a segment encoding these proteins:
- a CDS encoding NAD-dependent epimerase/dehydratase family protein — protein MKILVTGASGFIGGRFARFALEQGLDVRVNGRRAEGVEHLVRRGAEFIQGDLNDADLVRHLCRDVEAVVHCAGAVGLWGKYQDFHQGNVLVTENVVEACLKQHVGRLVHLSSPSIYFDGRDHLGLTEEQVPKRFKHPYAATKYLAEQKVFGAQEFGLEVIALRPRFVTGAGDMSIFPRLLNMQRKNRLAIVGDGLNKVDFTSVHNLNEALLSSLLAPGSALGRAYNISNGTPVPVWDVVNYVMRQMQLPQVTRYRSYGLSYSVAALNEAFCAMWPGRPEPSLSRLGMQVMNKDFTLDISRARHYLDYEPKVSLWTALDEFCSWWKAQDPGFK, from the coding sequence ATGAAGATTCTGGTCACCGGCGCAAGCGGCTTCATTGGCGGGCGCTTTGCACGTTTCGCCCTGGAGCAGGGCCTGGACGTGCGGGTCAACGGGCGACGTGCCGAAGGTGTGGAGCACCTGGTCAGGCGTGGCGCCGAGTTTATCCAGGGTGATCTGAATGACGCCGACCTGGTGCGACACCTGTGCCGCGATGTCGAAGCCGTGGTGCATTGCGCCGGCGCCGTCGGCTTGTGGGGCAAGTATCAGGACTTTCACCAAGGCAACGTGCTGGTCACCGAAAACGTCGTCGAAGCCTGCCTCAAGCAGCACGTCGGGCGTTTGGTGCACCTGTCATCGCCCTCCATCTACTTTGACGGCCGCGATCACCTGGGCCTGACCGAAGAGCAAGTGCCCAAGCGCTTCAAGCACCCTTATGCGGCCACCAAATACCTGGCCGAGCAGAAGGTGTTCGGAGCCCAGGAGTTCGGCCTTGAAGTGATTGCCTTGCGTCCGCGATTCGTCACGGGTGCCGGTGACATGAGCATCTTCCCGCGCCTATTGAACATGCAGCGCAAGAACCGCCTGGCCATCGTCGGCGACGGCCTGAACAAGGTCGACTTCACCAGCGTGCACAACCTCAACGAAGCGCTGCTCAGCAGTTTGCTCGCGCCAGGCTCTGCGCTGGGCCGGGCCTACAACATCAGCAACGGCACGCCGGTGCCGGTGTGGGATGTGGTGAACTACGTGATGCGTCAAATGCAATTGCCCCAGGTGACGCGTTACCGTTCCTACGGTTTGTCCTACAGCGTGGCGGCGCTCAACGAAGCGTTTTGTGCGATGTGGCCCGGGCGACCGGAGCCGTCGCTGTCGCGCCTGGGCATGCAAGTGATGAACAAAGATTTCACCCTCGACATCAGCCGCGCCAGGCATTATCTGGACTACGAGCCCAAAGTCAGCCTGTGGACCGCCCTCGACGAGTTCTGCAGTTGGTGGAAAGCCCAGGATCCGGGGTTCAAGTAA
- a CDS encoding LysR family transcriptional regulator ArgP, with the protein MFDYKLLSALAAVVEQAGFERAAQVLGLSQSAISQRIKLLEARIGQPVLVRATPPTPTDIGRRLLNHVQQVRLLERDLQSQVPALDEEGMPERLRIALNADSLATWWAEAVSGFCAEQHLLLDLVVEDQTVGLKRMRAGEVAACICASERPVAGARSLLLGAMRYRALASPAFIARHFPQGVRADQLARTPALVFGPDDFLQHRYLASLGVDGGFEHHLCPSSEGFIRLTEAGLGWGLVPELQVRDQLEKGILVELLPDKPIDVPLYWHHWRSGGQLLGLLTDHLAQACGQWLVPLE; encoded by the coding sequence ATGTTCGACTATAAATTACTCTCTGCCCTGGCAGCCGTGGTGGAACAAGCGGGCTTCGAGCGTGCCGCTCAAGTGCTGGGACTGTCGCAATCGGCAATCTCCCAGCGCATCAAGTTGCTGGAGGCGCGCATTGGCCAGCCGGTACTGGTGCGGGCCACGCCGCCGACGCCCACCGATATCGGCCGTCGCCTGCTCAACCATGTGCAACAGGTGCGCTTGCTGGAGCGTGACCTGCAAAGCCAGGTGCCGGCGCTGGATGAAGAGGGCATGCCCGAACGCTTGCGCATCGCGTTGAACGCCGACAGCCTTGCCACGTGGTGGGCCGAGGCTGTCAGCGGGTTTTGCGCCGAGCAGCATCTGCTGCTGGATCTGGTGGTGGAAGACCAGACCGTCGGCCTCAAACGCATGCGCGCTGGCGAAGTGGCGGCCTGTATCTGCGCCAGCGAGCGTCCGGTGGCGGGCGCGCGCAGCCTGTTGCTGGGCGCCATGCGTTATCGGGCGTTGGCCAGCCCGGCGTTCATTGCCCGGCATTTTCCCCAGGGCGTACGCGCCGATCAACTGGCGCGCACCCCAGCACTGGTGTTCGGGCCGGATGATTTCCTGCAGCACCGCTACCTGGCTTCTCTCGGCGTGGACGGTGGTTTTGAGCATCATTTGTGCCCATCGTCTGAAGGCTTTATCCGCCTCACCGAGGCGGGCCTGGGCTGGGGGCTGGTGCCGGAATTGCAGGTTCGCGACCAGCTGGAAAAGGGCATATTGGTCGAGTTATTGCCAGATAAGCCCATCGATGTGCCGTTGTACTGGCATCATTGGCGCAGTGGCGGGCAACTGTTGGGCTTGCTGACCGACCATCTGGCCCAGGCCTGTGGTCAATGGTTGGTGCCGTTGGAGTGA
- a CDS encoding ACT domain-containing protein translates to MAGETALATLLRSMSPQLNDGDYVFCTVPDNRIPGGCEVIGSFREQEGLTLIVERQQAEQAGLAFDYVAAWITLNVHSALEAVGLTAAFASALGKAGISCNVIAGYYHDHLFVGRADAERALQVLRQLAADAE, encoded by the coding sequence ATGGCTGGCGAAACCGCCCTGGCAACCCTGCTGCGCAGCATGAGCCCTCAACTCAATGACGGCGACTATGTGTTCTGCACCGTGCCCGACAACCGCATCCCTGGTGGCTGCGAGGTGATCGGCAGCTTTCGCGAGCAGGAAGGCCTGACCCTGATCGTCGAACGCCAACAAGCGGAACAGGCTGGCCTGGCTTTTGATTACGTCGCCGCGTGGATCACCTTGAATGTGCATTCGGCCCTGGAAGCCGTGGGCCTCACCGCCGCCTTCGCCAGTGCGCTGGGCAAGGCCGGCATCAGTTGCAACGTGATTGCCGGTTATTACCACGACCACCTGTTCGTCGGGCGTGCCGATGCCGAGCGCGCCCTGCAGGTGTTGCGGCAACTGGCTGCAGACGCGGAGTAA
- a CDS encoding LysE/ArgO family amino acid transporter, which yields MWQSYLNGLLVALGLIMAIGTQNAFVLAQSLRREHHLPVAALCVVCDALLVAAGVFGLATVLAQSPVLLAVARWGGAAFLIWYGACALRRACSKQSLDQGDTLKVRSLRAVMLSALAVTLLNPHVYLDTVLLIGSLGAQQTEPGAYVAGAASASFLWFATLALGAAWLAPWLARPATWRLLDLLVAVMMFSVAYQLIAA from the coding sequence ATGTGGCAAAGCTATTTGAATGGTCTGCTGGTGGCGCTGGGCCTGATCATGGCCATCGGCACCCAGAACGCCTTTGTACTGGCGCAGAGCCTGCGTCGTGAACATCACTTGCCCGTGGCGGCATTGTGTGTGGTGTGTGATGCCCTGCTGGTGGCCGCCGGGGTGTTCGGCCTGGCGACGGTGCTGGCGCAAAGCCCGGTGCTGTTGGCGGTGGCACGCTGGGGCGGCGCGGCGTTCCTGATCTGGTACGGCGCGTGCGCACTGCGCCGGGCCTGTTCGAAACAGAGCCTGGACCAAGGCGACACTCTCAAGGTGCGCTCGCTGCGCGCGGTGATGCTGAGCGCGCTGGCCGTGACCCTGCTCAACCCGCACGTGTACCTGGACACCGTACTGCTGATCGGCTCACTCGGCGCACAGCAAACCGAACCCGGCGCCTACGTGGCCGGGGCGGCCAGTGCGTCGTTCCTGTGGTTCGCCACTCTGGCACTCGGCGCGGCGTGGCTGGCACCCTGGCTGGCGCGCCCCGCAACCTGGCGCCTGCTGGACCTGTTGGTGGCGGTGATGATGTTCAGCGTGGCCTATCAATTGATCGCGGCTTAG
- a CDS encoding superoxide dismutase codes for MAFELPPLPYAHDALQPHISKETLEFHHDKHHNTYVVNLNNLVPGTEFEGKTLEEIVKSSSGGIFNNAAQVWNHTFYWNCLAPNAGGQPTGALADAINAAFGSFDKFKEEFTKTSVGTFGSGWGWLVKKADGSLALASTIGAGNPLTNGDTPLLTCDVWEHAYYIDYRNVRPKYVEAFWNLVNWKFVAEQFEGKTFTA; via the coding sequence ATGGCTTTCGAATTGCCGCCGCTGCCCTACGCACACGATGCCCTGCAGCCGCACATCTCCAAGGAAACCTTGGAATTCCACCACGACAAGCACCACAACACCTACGTCGTGAACCTGAACAACCTGGTGCCAGGCACCGAGTTCGAAGGCAAGACCCTGGAAGAGATCGTCAAATCCTCTTCGGGCGGCATCTTCAACAACGCCGCTCAGGTCTGGAACCACACCTTCTACTGGAACTGCCTGGCGCCAAACGCCGGTGGCCAACCGACCGGCGCACTGGCTGATGCCATCAACGCTGCGTTCGGTTCGTTCGACAAGTTCAAGGAAGAGTTCACCAAGACCTCCGTCGGCACCTTCGGTTCCGGTTGGGGCTGGCTGGTGAAAAAGGCTGACGGTTCCCTGGCCCTGGCCAGCACCATCGGCGCCGGCAACCCGCTGACCAACGGCGACACCCCGCTGCTGACCTGCGACGTGTGGGAACACGCCTACTACATCGACTACCGCAACGTGCGTCCAAAGTATGTGGAAGCGTTCTGGAACCTGGTCAACTGGAAGTTCGTGGCTGAGCAGTTCGAAGGCAAGACCTTCACTGCCTAA